The region CAGATAACCATACCATAATAACTACTAATAAGGTAGGTGCCTACCTACCAAATCAAAATGAACACTAGCTCAAATCtgttgaattaaaaatttaacaatgATAATAAGGTCAAAGACCACGTCGGGAGGCTAGATATGAGCAGGCGCGCCGCGTGGCGAGCGCTTGTCACTGGGAGCTTCGCGCCACGCTTGCTTGCCTGCGGTATGGATGAACAACACAAGTGACGCGATTTACTGTCTTGTAAGTGCGGATCGTGTTGTATTGAccatattaatttacaaaacattagcTAAATACCCATTACTTATCTATTTATGTTCATGAAACAGGACGTAATATTAACTAACACGCCGTCGTGTTTATTATTACAGCATGtagtttataatgttatttatgtttattatgcGATCCATAATGACTGTACAGCATTAAATTATCAAGTTCCGTATAGTATACGTCACTTCCCGTCGTCAACGACAGTTTCCTGTAGCTTTGTCTCTTTCACCCACTCAGGCGCAGCTGTCATACGATAATGTCAATGTCAGTCAGTCACTTGTGACGTTAGCTTGCTCACGTATTGTTGGTAACATTGAAAGGCGTAAAGCCGGTGCCGAGTGGAAAGTACATTAATGTAAATAGTGCGAGCGCGATGTCTGGCTGGGTGGTGTGGTGGGCCGCGCTGTgctgcgcgggcggcgggctggcgggcggcgggctGGGCGCGCAGGCGGGCGCCTGGCTGGGCGCGCCCGCCGCCTTCGACGTGGAGAGCGAGGTGCTGCTCAACGACGTCAGTCGCAGCCACGCCGACGTCAGCTACCGCATCCGCTCCGCGATGTCCGTCGAGCCTATTTGGGCACAGCCGCCCGAACAATTCCTGCTCAAATTTACGGTCAGTACAGTTCGCTGACGTTACTCTTGCCGGACCCTCTCATCTACTCATGCTATGTGAGGAAAGCAGCTTAATGTTACTCTGTTTGATTTCAGTTACAATCTCCTAAACTGTATTTGAAAGGCAAACATGTCAATGCAGATTTTATGCCATATGAGTCGGTTTGGGATTCATATACCCATTCGGTGTTCTATGGACATTGGAGTAAGGGTCTGATAACTGACGCCTATGTGGACCCAAGTGAGCTCCCGGATGTCATCAATTATAAGAAGGCTTTACTGAGCCTCTTCCAGGTATTGCaagatatttgtattaattagtACCAACTATATAAGTTCACTTTGTATCATTTGTTTGGCCCTCACAATCTGGTAGTGTGTACATATTGTAAGtatggaattttaaattatattagtgAAAATcccttaattattattatttatttctagtttcaAGCATTGGAGGGCAGATATAATGAGACCGATGTGTCCGGTCCCTGTAACATTCTCTATGAGACCATATCGAAAGAGGTGTTCCGAAAGATCAAGGTGAGTGAACAACTACTGCAGCatagttttatcataaaatcaaTCACATAATgtggattataaaaaaaaatattttgtattttggacAATGTACTTAAGTGGACTGTACAGATAGCCAAGCGATATAAGTCACCATGCCGTACACACATTAGACAAGCCCAGTGATCCACAAATACTAGTTGTTTTGGGTTTTCTATTTGTAATTCCTAGACGGAAATGATAGAAGAGGTATATATGCAGACGGAGTGCGCGAGTGACGGCGGCGGCGTGGTGCGGGGCGCGCGGCGAGTGGCGCGCTACACGCTGAGCGAggccgggggcgcgggcgggggcgcgctgCGTGAGCTGCACGCCGAGGAGCTGCTGGTGCTGGGCCACGCGTCGCTCGGCCTGAAGGCGCGCAGCTGGCACCGCCTGCGCGCGCGCGtccccgccgcgcccccgcgcccccgcgcgcCACGCTGGACGCCGCGCTGCGGGAGCTGGGCGCGGCGCAGCCCACGCCGCTGGAGCTGGCCGCGACCCCGGCCGAGCAGGTGATAACCCCGCGATAGCCGCACTTATCTACtacatttattatacttattaacattaacatctgtacattataataatatgaggaCTGTATATCCAATTAGATTTTACCAcgtatgttattaatttattatgtacatGCTTAAAATCTTTAATGTATAAAAGTTGTTGGGCGCAAATCCAACAAAGAAATAGAGAAGATTCGTATGTTAATAATATGGTATTTTGGTTGTTAACATGGAAATGGCTAATGGTATGAGCAAACGCGGCTTGGTTGGTGACCAATCATTAActgattttataataacttaaatacacggtgattttttagtcgtcttacaaaagcagccaaAAGGTGAGTTTATAAAATCGTGAGAATCTTTAGACAAAATGTCAATAGGATTATTACACCAATTTTTGAAAAGTGTTTAAAATCAATCTTTGTGCCGTAATGTACtaccaaatatttaaatagcgATAAATGTGAAGACCACTTTCATGTAGATAAGAACTATAAATAGTAAAGTAATAATGTCTCTAGTGCACTTACAAGTTAAGTTTTTGAACATAAGtgatttgataatattatttcatgttttagctggaaaattatatagaaagctagctgttgctcgcgacttcttccgcgtgcttagaagatataagtttggaatttttgaacggaagtcctcgaagatgaataattttccccgacttagccacattttccattgtatcttcgctcctattagttgcagcgtgatgttatatagcctaaaaccttccttgatgaatggtctatcgaacacaaaaaatgttttcaataggGTTGTTTGACCCTCGGTATCGGAGGATTAAGCTGGGGGTTGACTTAATTAAAGCACCTGGTAGTGGTTACCAAAACACTTTAATCCGAATATCAAACTTAAACtgataccaaaataaataaaagtcctCGACCCTCTGATAGTATTCACGGAAAATTTTAATaccgccattcagaaaagcGGTCTAAAAGCACAGTGATATCTTTTAGAAAATGGTGGAACAAACTGAACCTCAGTTTTGCTTTTCTGACATATTTGCGGTTAAACAAGGGTTGTTTccctatttaaataacttttaaataatttggaaatCACCCTCTCTATCATTTTTCGTCTTAAATCGCTTAAGTTGGCCAGAAAACGCTCTATCACGTGACTGTGACGTCTTTTCCTTTACATGTTAACGCACATCTAACGAAAATACTAaacaattgattttttaattttaattatgttttttataacacacatgcaaaaaacatatttttaaacatttaagtagCACGACTTAGTTTCCTTTTGCGAGCACAcaaaaaaatgctataaatgTTTTGAGTTATGTGCGTTAAAACGAAACGGTGCGAAGAAGTGTCAACCGTAAAGTTTGTGAAGATACCTGTCACAGTCAAATAATTGTCCATGTTAACTGTAAACCGACGTCATCGCTACTCGTTGTTTTAAATGACGTGACGTAGTAGacgataaatttaaatttcataaatgattaaaaaattatgtggaaatttgtaaataatataatacagctTATCGTGTTTCTAATTTTGTGAACTTTCGGcgcatttatctattttttattgagtGAACACTAGGAAACAACCCTATTTGAACCaaaagttcctgagattagcgcgttcaaacaaactaactgtCACCTTTATATAATTAGCATAGATTACACACGGTTTAAGTTAATGGGTTCTGTCAAACACTACACGAAACTGCGTACCATAACAAAAACAGAATGTTTggttataaaaagtaaactcCGTGTATCACGTTACGTTAACACGTTAGttatatattgattttgttcTTATTATTAGACAAAAATCTAAACAGTTAATACTTATATAGCTGTTTTAAATTTTCCAACCAGAAATCGGGATTGGACGCAAAGAAGTTGGGCACTATTAAGTATTAACGAATAAATTTTTGGCAGATTTGTACTATCTGCTTTTACAAAACCGCCTTCCATGAtgaagttataataattatacaaaaaagtttaaacatcGTCCACTAACAAGCAAATAAgtgagaaaattttaaaaaagtatctCAGAACACAAATGAAAAGAAACTCGTTTACTATCGGAGTGACGTCACATCGGATTCCAAAATGCCGTTTGCTGTTTTTGACATATTAAGAACAGATTAAAAATGAcgattcttaaaattaaattattaagtttttacatttttacatttgatttctgatacattgattttgatttataattattattataaattttataagtgatacgtaattattttaaactacccATATGAAGACAGGCAAAACATAGCATTCTGTTCCAATTCGTAACATCTGTATTCTGATTTCTTAACATAGCATAACAAACCTGAATTACAATAGAATCAAATCATTTGTAATTCGTCAAACATAGGAAGAAAAAATGCAGATATCAGATAcccacattaatattttaatacttgacCTGCTGGGaggttcaaattaaaacacaCTGTACAATGATCTAAGCTAGTTTGGTGTCTGTATTACAAACATATAGGTAAACTCATATGTAACCAAACCATAGCGCAACCTAAAGCGatgcaacgccatctatcgcgctatggttaaaaacattgttacaaagaaaaaataattacaataaagttagattttactttaaaaagtaatagtttttaatttaataaaacgtgaGTAACTGCAGGAAGAGGATTTGGAGACCGCGCTGTTGGAAGAGGAGGCTAACGGAGCGCTGCGGAGCGAGGGATCCGGCGAGGGGGGGCGCGCCACAcacgcgctcgccgccgcgcgccTGCTGCCGCTGCTCagggccgcgcccgccgcgcgaCTGCTGCAGCTGCTGCGCGACCCGCGACTGCAGGACCAGCTGTGCGTACACACCGCCCCTCCCCCCGCCCTCGCCCGCGGCAAGCGTAACGAGTGTTCTGTGCAGGCCCGGACTGTGCCGGCTGCTGGGACTGACGGCAACGCGcgccgcgcacgccgccgccgcggaCTTCCTGCAGCTGGCGAGCCGCGACCCTCTGCGCGAACTCGCTCACGTGTACCTGGCCGCCTTCGCCATGGCCTCCGCGCCCGATGTGAGTAGAGCGCCGAATGTCCTGTGCCCCCGCCTACGCCCCCGCCCGTACTAACGTCCGCCCGTGCAGGAGGCCAGCGTGCTGGAGCTGCTGCGGCTGGGCGAGGAGGGCCGCGCCGCCGACGTGGCGGAGAGCGCgctgctggccgccgccgccgccgccgcgcgcgcgcccgccgccgcgcccccgctGCGGGACGCGCTGCTGCGCGCCCTGCCGCGCTGCAAGGACGAGGCCTGTCGCGCGCTGCGCCTGCGCGCGCTCGCCAACCTGCGCCCGGCGGACGCGGCCGACCTGCTGCTGCAGCACGCCGAGCGCGCGGCcgggcccgccgccgccgccgcgctggaCGCGCtgggcgccgcgcccgccgccgcgctgggCCACGCGCGCCTGGAGCGCCTGGCCGCGCTGGCGCTGCGGGAGCGCGCGCCGCTGGAGCTGCGCGCGCAGGCGCTGGACCTGCTGGTGCGGCGCCGCGCCCCGCTGCCCGCGCCGCTGGCGGGGCTGGCGCACGCGCTACACACGCGCGGCCCGCACGAGCTGCGCCGCCTGCTGTGGCAGCGCATGGCGGCGCTGGCGCCCGCGCACGCCGAGCTGCGCCGCCTGCCCGCGCTGCTGGAGCCCGAGCTGCGCGGCTGGGACGCGCAGGCGCACGCGGGTGAGTGCCGGCCGGGCCCGCGCGGGGGCGGCCGGGGCGGGGACTGACGCCGGGCTGTTGCAGGCACGTCGGCGGTGCTGGCGCGGGACACGGGCTGGGCGCTGGGCGGCTGGCGCAGCGAGCTGCAGTCCGTGCAGGTGGCAAAGGACGGCCTGCTGCGCCGCGGCTCTGTGTTGCTGAAGGCTGCGGATCCCGCTAATCGCACTTACGATGTCTTGGCTGTGAGCgtcttatttgttttatcttagTCTTAGTTGTGGTTCATAAATATCGCTCTTAACGAAAGAGACCACCTTTGCGGCACAGTATAATTTGTCTTTCTTGATTTTGatcaataaagaata is a window of Trichoplusia ni isolate ovarian cell line Hi5 chromosome 20 unlocalized genomic scaffold, tn1 tig00002185_group19, whole genome shotgun sequence DNA encoding:
- the LOC113506598 gene encoding uncharacterized protein LOC113506598, producing the protein MSGWVVWWAALCCAGGGLAGGGLGAQAGAWLGAPAAFDVESEVLLNDVSRSHADVSYRIRSAMSVEPIWAQPPEQFLLKFTLQSPKLYLKGKHVNADFMPYESVWDSYTHSVFYGHWSKGLITDAYVDPSELPDVINYKKALLSLFQFQALEGRYNETDVSGPCNILYETISKEVFRKIKTECASDGGGVVRGARRVARYTLSEAGGAGGGALRELHAEELLVLGHASLGLKARSWHRLRARVPAAPPRPRAPRWTPRCGSWARRSPRRWSWPRPRPSRKRIWRPRCWKRRLTERCGARDPARGGAPHTRSPPRACCRCSGPRPPRDCCSCCATRDCRTSCAYTPPLPPPSPAASVTSVLCRPGLCRLLGLTATRAAHAAAADFLQLASRDPLRELAHVYLAAFAMASAPDEASVLELLRLGEEGRAADVAESALLAAAAAAARAPAAAPPLRDALLRALPRCKDEACRALRLRALANLRPADAADLLLQHAERAAGPAAAAALDALGAAPAAALGHARLERLAALALRERAPLELRAQALDLLVRRRAPLPAPLAGLAHALHTRGPHELRRLLWQRMAALAPAHAELRRLPALLEPELRGWDAQAHAGTSAVLARDTGWALGGWRSELQSVQVAKDGLLRRGSVLLKAADPANRTYDVLAVEVWTRGLQAFGGGEQVEGEPEEEPAAGLALAVGGVRLRELPLFSGQAELLGHVWAGTASAPTPALRALLPLLQESCDVPLLGGARLRGRLGGALALALDAAAQASLWRRSARASLRLRAGLGVRAAAAVAPAWGRLRARARLRLEPRLRVAADLDFYSGVALCVRARVERALLRRRVTLHSRLGGRALAVTRRRAEATRREGRTLSLGRANDVTCRTLLEADDPDDLDDLDDLDDLDDPDAPDDAQ